The Carassius auratus strain Wakin unplaced genomic scaffold, ASM336829v1 scaf_tig00215412, whole genome shotgun sequence genomic sequence cttatagtgtacttacattgtattttatataagaaagttctggtaatacaaggtaactacatggggtagggttaggtttaggggtaggttcagggttagtacctagttattacatagttattgtaattactataataagtacattgtatgtacgtgaggaacaggactgtaaaataaagtgctaccgtggattcaatcattttcctccacaaaaacatgtaggcttagcctaatcgCTGTGAGTAAAGTTTTTTAATATGCACAGTTTATGTTGttggtatttttgtttatttaattgttagCCTCGGCTCCCACTGGCCAGTGGAAAATAGGCTAATGAGTGAAGATAACAGAAGACTGTACATTCACTGATGAGACCATCGCGTTGTTCAATTCATAAGCTTCTGTTGCATTTGATGAACATCACAGGGCGAACAAAACGAAAGCGAAACTAAACCGCGCTGAGTTTCAGCTCCGCAGCGAGTAGCGTTTACGCAAACAAACCTGTCCGAGCTCAGAACAGCTTTACTCGCGAGCCACAGCTGATTTCGTGACACTACTTGCtctttttttcctcctcctctgtcttttcttctttctcttttcagcACCAGagggtagagctgaagatctttgcccgaacggCGGAATAtgcaatgtattaaaaaaaaaaaaaactatacgtTTACCCGCGGGATTTTGCGGGCGGGTCGAAACTTAATTGTTTGCGGGCGGGAGCGGGAGAAAATCTGAGCGGGACGAAAAATCCCTCCCGCGTAGGTCTCTAAGTTGCGCGCAAATTGTCAATGCACGTGAGGTGTCTCTATGCGCAATTTCGCATGACTCAAACACTAGAAGACACAGCAGCGGTTGTCGGCAAATCAGAATTTAGTTATAAAATcactatatattataaaataataaaaaaaatgattctgGAGCCCTGCTTGGATGGTGTGTGATTCTGGCTGTCATCCTTTCTTGAATTGTCTTGAGACTTCACCTGGCCATTTATTGTCATGAGTCCGGGCCAgtgttcctccctctcaccaccagagggcgccACTTCCCCATCTCCATATTCTTCCTCATTCACCATACACTATACAcctggggcatgttcaagttcaaaacggtgcacaacgttttgctacggtttccgggttgaacgtcatgtttccggGAAACGGCGTGCACCTGTGTGTAatggggtttgagatgcgttttctcttgtttggtgtgtgtgtcagaactgcagtccaatcagcagcaacatgtatataaagcacgcggtattaaagtgaactcgcacaatggcttcaaggaaattaatgtacaaatgtgttcgttgcagctcggtatacacaacaactgaggatattagaagacatgtttgccGTAAGTTAACATAGGATATCAActtaatgatgtagttgtttatatttttagcttcattgcaagtgtatgacatttggtatcgagaatgaggagttgtcgtcatagcacaaagcccctccctcgatatcacagtctccTTCATGTTGGCAGGATACCACGgtgaaacaggattgtttacatgtgttgttaagaggaggttctcgcaattctgcactgttttaccatgcctcgaagttactgctgcgttaaaaactgctccagtacctcaccGATAcgtatggaaaacataggaacatgtttttttttttatgttacaccaagcgcaaaacagcggtatttggagaagctctcaagcggcacaGAGTCCTGGACCATTTACatcatgcacacatatggacatttgGGAATTATCTAGTTTTTGGTGTTacgttactacacaatgcaggagtttaaaagccacaagtctttggaaagttacgaggctgggtccatctacagcaggtgaagaaaacagtgttgtactggccaaagtaagtttattcacatgcgttttagtgtattgtaattacattgcgtttagaattaactgcgactgaacaCTAGATTGAAACGAGTTCTTCAATGTATACGAttgtttccaacatgttttgatgtaggctaaagctgtgtatgtttagtcataatttgattttaacccaattaacccaatgatgttttttttgtgttgggggctgcaaagtggacaaaccagttctgggttagctagggtagttaaatgtgtggttgcgagatgtaaatgtcctggtcagattaaagccattaacagcgtgaatgcaaggtgacttacatcgtaaacaatataattcccaatgtccatatgtgtgcactgaggtatatggttcaggtctctgtgccgctgcagggagctgcatgagagcttctccaaacaccgctgttttgcgcttggtgtgagcttgttcctgtaaggtcccctttctttcgccttatgtttttgcattgctttaccttcttccttttctttctcgtattcgtagatccgtctcgatctgttccgccgacaaaataaatgcgcaaatattaaagcgctctgaaatgtttagcctctgtgaagttctgaaggcatcgCCCCCGGCAACAGATAGCGTGTCCTAccatcagggccgaccggctcagacacCTCCCATATCAACCCAAATCAGCACGTGACTTCTCACTCtcaatagaaataaacaatggtaattaagtgcttttcctaaaaatgaggaagaaaataaagggtattaaaaccgtatgaactacaaataaagtcagtatgtgaggcttaatagatggctccgaaaatccttcacaaagaacacaaagaacggccttctcagctgccatagttgcaactcttgcgtcatcagaacagtgtgttcaacgcatcactgtttctgtttaaaaaacgttgtgcaacgttttgtcggggctgaacgcagcctgGTTCACTCGGTACACCTGTTTTGCATCCACTCACTCACTTAGACACACACAGATGATCCCCATTTGTTCACGGACATATATTCTCCTCACTCCCACCACTCGGCCTGTCTGGATTAATTGAACTTGTGAATTGTTGATTGTTATTTCTATAGTGTTCCTCGAGATGTGTGTGGTTTCCCAGTGATCGTGTTTGAGCCcgttttgttttgccttgttggTCTTTTTGTTCTGTTCTGATTAAAGGAGGTTATTCCCTGCATCTGGACCCTGAGCTTGTTCTTTCCTCGGCGCCGTGACAGTTATAAGCTCTATTGTGAGTATCCTGGATAGCCCACAGTCATCACGCTTCACCACATCGTCCTCTACTGGAGGTAAAATACTCTGCTGTACGTTTTGTTATTTCAGAATGTTTTACTTCTGTTAGTTATTTTGgtaaagtaactcaaaagtaatacagGGGTCATGTAACACATTACGATTCTGATACAGTGATATTGTAATGGaaggaattacttttaaatgatagtaacaagtaatctataatgtattacagtttggaagtaaCTTGCACAACACTGGCCATAATAATGTCAATATTTCACTTAATAAGTCTTCTCAACATGAAAGATGAGTAGAGAGCGATGTTAACACAGAAGAAGAATCAGTCTGGTCTCACCTCTTCAATCCACATCAATCCTAATATCATAGCGACCAATTCAATAGCATTTATTGATAGCTTAGCTTAGACTTTCACTCTTTTAGTTATTGATACATTCAAGTCTGGGATAAAAACTCATATTCCTGCGAGCCCTATATCTGGGTCTTTTGATCCATCTGTATAAATATGCATACTCGCATAAAATCTTTGCTGTATATCTCTATTCaccatatatttaatattacccATTTCCTCCCGGTCCCTTTTCTTGTCTAGTATTTCCAAATCAATTTTAACTTCATGAATTAACCAAGCTGTACCTCGTCCCATACTGGAGACACACTACATTCAGTATTTGTAGTCGGATATCTTTCTGCTAACTGATTAATATTCCAACATGAGTCGTGCTGATCActaagcaaatatttaattaatacaataccaatttctcgctagaaatgacATCATAGGTgaaaaaaaatggggaaaaacTTACATTTAGACACAAACTGCTCAAACTGGCGTCCGTTTTGTGTTTGATGAGAAATAAACCAAAAAAGCTGAAGTTGTTTTTGTGGTGAGGAGCACCTAAATTGACAGACACTGATTAACCTCGTTCTTTGTTCTCTATACATAAAGACACATTTGAATAgatgaaccagctaatcaagatcttcataaaataatataataataattccctaACACCAGCTCATGGCTTAAAGCATGTCTGTGTCATGACTTTATTAACTCATTATTAACTACCCACTAACACCAACGTGTACAGTAGCTTGTCACCACGTtattatgtcatgactttacttgagGGGCATATCATAATTAATTCACTATTACCTACTTACTAAATTTAGCTCATGATTAAATAGAAACTTTCTATCAAACACACAAGTAGTACAAGGAGTATTCAGCCAGATTCATTTAATTTGCCCCAAAATGGAAATGGATGCATTAATTATCAAACATTAACAAAGCTTTTGAATACTAGTACATTTCTAGAGTGATAAAGATCAAAtgacaaatacaataatataactgCTCATTTCTCATATTTATGAGTGCATTTACAGCCGAACTGTCCTCTTTATCAAACAACCCTGAGGATTACGTTTCAATCACTCTTTAGGAAGTGAGAAAGATGGAGACTGTGAGAGAAAGAGGGAATAGGAGGAGGTGGGAAACACTTCTGAAGTTGGAGTTGGATGCTGCACTGAATGCAACAAATCCAGGCGGGTTGCTGCCCGTGTAAGACTTGATCCAGTCCTGATACTGAGAGACTCTGGCGAACCCATTGGGATGTTTGGGGTCATCACACGGGACTCTTATAAAGCTCACAATGCCAGACTGAATCCACAGGGGGCCGTTCCTGATGAGCATGGGACCTCCAGAGTCTCCCTGTATTGAGACACATTCAACATTTATATCTGTGACATTACACAATGAAATGGAAATGCACGCTTCAAAGAGAATGACGTGTCTCCCGGAGCCTATTAGTATACTGTACTACAGTACGGTAGTGACGTCatgggctgtcgccggccaacgtattgttggtgtttttcaatgtatgcttcaacACCGGTCACAACGAGAcgttccccatagtgacccctagaggacgcagtttgaagttcccttgaaaggtaAATAACATTGTGATTGGAACAGTCTGAATAATACAATTTGAATATGCTACATTTCATTATTTGGACTTGATTAAAGCATTAAAAGCCAGTCTGGCCATGCAAGGCTTCGGACGTCATCAATGACGTCATTGCTCTAAAGCAATCCAAGCCTCGATACGTGCAAACGTTAAATCACTACAGATGGCCgacatttcggtgcatccctagtcgTAGTGTATGAGTTTAAGACTGGGCTTAATTAAGCAACACGGTTGGCAGTGTAAAGTTTGCAGGTGTCTTACCGGACATGCACTTTTCCCTTGCTTTCCAGCACAAATCATATTGCTTGTGATGTTCCCGCCATAAGAATTATTACAGTCAGTGTTGTTCACTACTGTCATCATCACCTCCTGCAGCATATCTGACCCTGGGCCTGTGACACAGACCAGAGCACACTTTAAATGgctttaataaaataacttcTAGTACAACTGTCAAGTAAATGTTCCCTCACCTTCTTGCTGTAGTCTTCCCCATCCAGTGACCCAGCTCTCCGTCCCTCCACCAAACACACTCCCAGCCGCTGCCAGACAGACCGGCTTAATGTAATCAGAGAAAGTCACAGAGGAGGAGAGCTGGACCAGGGCTATATCGTTGTCAAAGGGAGGACCGCTATAGCCAGGATGGTTGATGATTCGGCTCGCTCTCCTGGACATCTCATTAGCGTTTGATCCAGATTGACTCAGACGACCGAAGTACATCACAGTGTCAGACACACCGGCACTGTAAATAGAGAAAGTCTGCTTTAATACCACTATTATCCATCTACAAATGTATATTAAAGTCCCTCTGTAGtctaaattgtataattttaaaacttaaatatttaaatgtcattaaaaaaagcaccgtccttcagatgagacgttaaaccaaggtcctgaGTCTCTGTGGTCATAAAAAATCCCCTCATatgattgtaaagtgctttgggttTACAGCAATAtacaataaaacactatatataaatgtctctttcattcattcattcattcataaacaaAACTTGATTTCCCTACGG encodes the following:
- the LOC113094616 gene encoding chymotrypsin-like protease CTRL-1, which gives rise to MKFNSALSVSVITLLYITGSLSQLDVCGRAPLNNKIFGGGNATAGAWPWQVSIHVIGFGHNCGGTLINKDWVLSAAHCFQSAGVSDTVMYFGRLSQSGSNANEMSRRASRIINHPGYSGPPFDNDIALVQLSSSVTFSDYIKPVCLAAAGSVFGGGTESWVTGWGRLQQEGSDMLQEVMMTVVNNTDCNNSYGGNITSNMICAGKQGKSACPGDSGGPMLIRNGPLWIQSGIVSFIRVPCDDPKHPNGFARVSQYQDWIKSYTGSNPPGFVAFSAASNSNFRSVSHLLLFPLSLTVSIFLTS